A window from Solanum stenotomum isolate F172 chromosome 5, ASM1918654v1, whole genome shotgun sequence encodes these proteins:
- the LOC125866252 gene encoding uncharacterized protein LOC125866252 yields MMMEERELDYLLVPFGIAIFLSYHAWLLTLIIRNPRRTVIGINSESRHHWVLSIMTDPIKNGVLAVQTIRNNIMASTLLATTAITLSSIISVFVSNKSSYTHSELLYGNKTSMMSSIKFFTILLCFLVAFLCNVQSIRYYAHVSFLATVPTFKERSDSIEYVARNLNRGSMFWSLGLRAFYLSFPLFLWIFGPIPMFVGCCVMSIVLYFLDTTTSFTRDLHCQSIREKSKETDVDA; encoded by the exons ATGATGATGGAGGAACGAGAACTTGATTATTTACTAGTCCCTTTTGGGATTGCCATTTTCCTATCATATCATGCCTGGCTTCTCACCCTCATTATTCGCAATCCAAGAAGAACTGTCATCGGAATCAATTCTGAGTCTCGCCATCACTGGGTCCTCTCCATTATGACC GATCCAATAAAGAATGGAGTTCTGGCAGTTCAAACAATACGGAACAACATTATGGCATCTACACTTTTGGCAACAACTGCAATTACGCTCAGCTCAATCATTAGTGTATTTGTGAGCAACAAATCAAGCTATACGCACTCCGAGCTACTGTATGGGAATAAAACATCTATGATGTCTTCTATAAAGTTTTTTACCATCTTGCTTTGCTTTCTGGTTGCATTTCTCTGCAATGTTCAATCTATCAGGTACTACGCTCATGTTAGCTTCTTAGCTACTGTGCCTACCTTCAAAGAAAGATCTGATTCTATAGAGTATGTTGCAAGGAATTTGAACCGAGGGAGCATGTTTTGGTCACTTGGACTACGAgcattttatttgtcatttccTCTCTTCCTTTGGATATTTGGTCCCATACCCATGTTTGTAGGTTGCTGTGTAATGTCGATTGTTCTCTACTTCTTGGATACCACTACAAGTTTTACAAGGGATCTCCACTGTCAATCTATAAGAGAGAAAAGTAAGGAAACTGATGTAGATGCGTAA